From one Humulus lupulus chromosome 8, drHumLupu1.1, whole genome shotgun sequence genomic stretch:
- the LOC133797564 gene encoding calcium-dependent mitochondrial ATP-magnesium/phosphate carrier protein 2 codes for MGPKPGTEGCCNPVKKPGPVSMDHVLLVLRETKEERDLRIRSLFNFFDVANAGYLDYAQIETGLSALQIPPEYKYAKDLLKVCDANRDGRVDYLEFRRYMDAKELELYRIFQAIDVEHNGCILPEELWDALVKAGIEIDDEELARFVEHVDKDNNGIITFEEWRDFLLLYPHEATIENIYHHWERVCLVDIGEHAVIPHGIAKHVHRSKYFIAGGIAGAASRTATAPLDRLKVILQVQTTHAHIGPALKKIWKEGGILGFFRGNGINVVKVAPESAIKFYAYEMLKNVIGDFKGEDKGDIGASGRLLAGGTAGAVAQTVIYPLDLVKTRLQTCSCEGGRVPKLGMLTRDIWLQEGPRAFYKGLLPSLLGIIPYAGIDLAAYETLKDMSKTYILHHDSEPGPLIQLGCGTISGALGATCVYPLQVVRTRMQAQQSTTADAYKGMSDVFWRTFQHEGFRGFYKGLFPNLLKVVPAASITYMVYESMKKSLDLD; via the exons ATGGGCCCTAAGCCTGGCACCGAGGGCTGCTGCAACCCCGTGAAGAAACCTGGCCCCGTCTCCATGGATCACGTCCTTCTCGTTTTGAGAGAAACCAAAGAAGAAAGGGACCTTAGAATTCGTAGCCTATTCAATTTCTTCGACGTCGCTAATGCCGGCTATTTGGACTATGCCCAGATCGAGACGGGCCTCTCCGCCCTCCAAATTCCCCCGGAGTACAAGTACGCCAAGGATCTTTTGAAGGTCTGCGATGCCAATAGGGATGGCCGGGTCGATTACCTCGAGTTCCGTCGCTATATGGACGCCAAGGAGCTTGAGCTTTATCGAATCTTTCAGGCCATTGATGTCGAACACAACGGCTGCATTTTGCCCGAAGAGCTCTGGGACGCGCTTGTCAAGGCTG GGATTGAAATTGATGACGAGGAGCTTGCACGTTTTGTGGAGCATGTTGATAAGGATAATAATGGAATCATCACATTTGAGGAATGGAGAGATTTTCTTCTACTCTATCCACACGAAGCAACTATCGAAAACATTTATCATCACTGGGAAAGGGTATGTCTTGTAGACATTGGGGAACATGCTGTTATTCCGCACGGCATAGCTAAGCATGTTCATAGAAGCAAATATTTTATTGCAGGGGGAATTGCTGGAGCTGCCTCTCGAACTGCAACTGCCCCATTGGATCGCCTGAAGGTGATTTTGCAAGTTCAGACAACACATGCCCATATTGGTCCAGCTTTAAAGAAGATATGGAAGGAAGGTGGTATCCTAGGTTTTTTTAGAGGTAATGGGATAAATGTTGTGAAGGTAGCACCTGAGAGTGCCATAAAATTTTACGCTTATGAAATGTTGAAGAATGTGATTGGTGATTTTAAGGGTGAAGACAAGGGTGATATTGGTGCTAGTGGAAGACTTCTTGCTGGTGGTACGGCAGGTGCAGTGGCTCAAACTGTGATCTACCCGTTGGATCTTGTGAAAACGAGGTTACAGAcgtgttcttgtgaaggtggaagGGTTCCTAAACTGGGGATGCTTACAAGAGATATCTGGCTTCAAGAGGGACCCCGTGCCTTTTATAAGGGTCTTCTACCATCCCTTCTTGGGATTATCCCCTATGCTGGCATTGATCTTGCTGCCTATGAAACTTTGAAAGATATGTCAAAGACTTACATTCTTCATCATGATAGTG AACCTGGTCCTCTTATCCAACTTGGTTGTGGGACAATATCTGGAGCGCTTGGAGCAACTTGCGTTTATCCATTGCAGGTTGTTAGAACAAG AATGCAAGCACAACAATCTACTACTGCTGATGCTTATAAGGGTATGTCTGAtgtattttggagaacctttcAACATGAAGGTTTCAGAGGTTTTTATAAAGGACTCTTTCCCAATCTTCTCAAAGTTGTGCCAGCTGCAAGCATTACATATATGGTTTATGAGAGCATGAAGAAGAGTCTAGATCTTGATTAG
- the LOC133797562 gene encoding uncharacterized protein LOC133797562, with the protein MALRAMRHWKSMAKGLRGLATSTPPKMKAYASPAELSAGHGQASKPVPARPKGDFVPVYVAVGMIGLSLMFGLHTAKQQLMHSPNVFVKKKRRETLPEVAEPEYVLDCADKFMHKSFFRKVAHVQDPQMNYIIKDGTRGDAYAHTPRAETLKSVGV; encoded by the exons ATGGCGCTTAGAGCAATG CGTCATTGGAAATCCATGGCTAAGGGACTGAGAGGACTAGCAACCTCAACCCCACCAAAGATGAAGGCCTATGCCTCCCCGGCCGAGCTCAGCGCTGGCCACGGGCAAGCATCGAAGCCAGTACCAGCAAGGCCCAAAGGGGACTTTGTGCCGGTTTACGTGGCGGTGGGGATGATCGGGCTGTCCCTGATGTTCGGGCTGCACACGGCCAAGCAGCAACTGATGCATAGTCCGAACGTGTTCGTGAAGAAGAAGCGTCGAGAGACGCTGCCAGAGGTGGCTGAGCCCGAGTACGTGCTGGACTGCGCGGACAAGTTCATGCACAAGTCGTTTTTTAGGAAGGTGGCGCATGTTCAAGACCCCCAAATGAATTACATCATTAAAGATGGCACTAGGGGAGATGCTTAtgctcacactccacgtgctgaGACTCTCAAATCTGTTGGAGTTTGA
- the LOC133797561 gene encoding pentatricopeptide repeat-containing protein At5g61800, with protein sequence MVGLGLGTPKTKGYFVLILLRAATSINNGSNVSRVILNHCSTLKQLHQLHAHSIVTGLLSSSHAHLLLTTFLFSATSLSHNNNNGGLTGLRYAFSLFNLIQNPSTFSFNNIIRAHSLFSSPLQSLLLFSRMRRLSLSPDFHTFPFVLKACAQLGPGNNDAISIAQALHSQSFKFGFNTDSFVSNALIRVYSVCRCLSDACRVFAEDPQHRDVVSYNTLIDAFVKAGEISGARKLFDEMHLRDSVSWGTILAGYAQSNQCEETIRLFYQMLELQIRPDNIALVSVLSACAQLGDLERGYTIHDYISTNGIRLDSFLTTGLVDLYAKCGCIEIAKKIFDSSLDKNLCTWNAMLVGFSMHGLGQQSVNYFFRMIEAGIKPDGVSFLGVLVGCSHAGLVDEARKLFNEMESMYMVCREQKHYGCMADLLGRAGLIEEAMEMIRQMPMGGDVFVWGGLLSGCRLHGNVGVAKKAAERVMQLKPDDGGVYSIMASVYANAEQWEDVVKMRRWRESKKVKKSAGCSLIRLEGVTHEFVAGDTLHPQTDEIYSILNIACKDTNFKHST encoded by the coding sequence ATGGTGGGACTGGGACTGGGAACCCCAAAAACAAAAGGTTATTTTGTTCTCATTCTACTCAGAGCTGCTACTTCTATCAACAATGGCAGCAATGTCAGCAGAGTGATACTAAATCACTGCAGTACTCTCAAACAACTCCACCAACTTCACGCTCACTCCATCGTCACCGGCCTCCTCTCTTCCTCTCATGCCCATTTATTGCTCACCACTTTTCTCTTCTCTGCAACTTCACTTTCTCACAACAATAACAATGGCGGATTGACTGGATTGAGATACGCCTTCTCTCTCTTCAACCTCATTCAAAACCCATCTACATTTTCCTTCAACAACATCATCAGAGCCCACTCTCTTTTCTCCTCACCGCTACAGTCTCTCCTCCTCTTCTCCCGCATGCGCCGTCTCTCCCTCTCTCCCGACTTTCATACCTTCCCCTTCGTCCTCAAGGCCTGCGCTCAGTTGGGTCCCGGAAATAACGACGCCATTTCCATCGCCCAAGCTCTTCACTCCCAATCCTTCAAGTTTGGCTTCAACACGGATTCTTTTGTCTCCAACGCCCTCATCCGCGTCTACTCCGTCTGCCGCTGCCTCTCCGACGCGTGCCGGGTATTCGCTGAGGACCCTCAACACAGGGATGTGGTCTCATACAACACTCTAATTGATGCGTTTGTCAAAGCAGGTGAAATTTCGGGTGCCCGTAAATTGTTCGACGAAATGCACCTGAGAGACTCTGTCTCCTGGGGTACCATATTAGCCGGTTATGCGCAGAGTAATCAGTGTGAGGAGACAATTCGACTCTTTTATCAGATGCTTGAATTGCAAATTCGTCCGGATAATATTGCCTTGGTTTCGGTTCTCTCTGCGTGTGCCCAGCTGGGGGATTTAGAACGAGGCTATACTATACACGATTACATTAGCACAAATGGAATTCGTCTAGACTCCTTCTTGACTACAGGATTGGTCGACTTGTATGCCAAGTGTGGCTGCATTGAGATTGCTAAAAAGATATTTGACTCGAGTTTAGACAAGAACTTGTGTACATGGAATGCCATGCTCGTTGGATTTTCCATGCACGGTCTTGGCCAGCAATCAGTAAACTATTTCTTTAGAATGATAGAAGCTGGAATTAAGCCAGATGGGGTTAGCTTTCTGGGAGTGTTGGTGGGTTGCAGCCATGCGGGTTTAGTAGATGAAGCCAGAAAGCTCTTCAATGAGATGGAATCTATGTACATGGTTTGTAGAGAGCAAAAACATTATGGGTGCATGGCTGATTTGCTGGGGAGGGCTGGTCTGATAGAAGAAGCAATGGAGATGATCAGGCAGATGCCAATGGGGGGTGATGTGTTCGTGTGGGGTGGGCTGCTATCAGGTTGCAGGCTTCATGGGAATGTTGGTGTTGCTAAGAAAGCAGCAGAGCGTGTGATGCAGCTGAAACCGGACGACGGCGGTGTGTATTCGATCATGGCGAGCGTGTATGCGAATGCGGAGCAGTGGGAGGATGTGGTGAAGATGAGGAGGTGGAGGGAGTCGAAGAAGGTGAAGAAGAGTGCAGGTTGTAGCTTGATTCGATTGGAAGGAGTGACTCATGAGTTTGTTGCTGGGGACACACTGCATCCCCAAACTGATGAGATATATTCAATTTTGAATATTGCATGTAAAGATACCAATTTCAAACATTCTACCTAA